One genomic segment of Deltaproteobacteria bacterium includes these proteins:
- a CDS encoding DegT/DnrJ/EryC1/StrS family aminotransferase, translated as MWKAYPRHSVNLSWGCYWAVAKVLAQAKVLRGPHVERFEQDFADFIGTRHAIGSSSGRAAIYLAIRALELREGDEVIMPAYTFHIVPLVIRACGLKPVFIDVSPATYNLDVSLIEKNIGEKTRAILATHMYGQPCDLDPILDIAGRRGLKVIEDCAHACGATYKGKKVGSFGDLGVFTFAMAKNMPCFGGGMITTNDPALYRRLAELVRPPGRSRHKSLWKEVMVTSVNYFCTRPRIFPLFIYPIMRILDAAGLSAFDRKPGQETVSPSEVHGKYQTRLTNLQGAVGLRQLKRIESINSKLNENARLYNRELKGRPRIKIPRIPRGRTHTFLYYRIEVPDRESLRRKLLRRGVDTAPDDMSDCSSLPAFSHYQVDLPVARALPERIMEIPNNPDLREEDILYMARSIKEASG; from the coding sequence ATGTGGAAAGCCTATCCAAGGCACAGCGTCAACCTCTCGTGGGGGTGCTACTGGGCCGTAGCCAAGGTACTCGCTCAGGCAAAAGTCCTGAGGGGTCCTCACGTGGAAAGATTCGAGCAGGACTTCGCGGATTTTATCGGCACCCGCCATGCCATCGGGTCCTCCTCGGGCAGGGCGGCCATCTACCTGGCCATCAGAGCCCTGGAGTTGCGTGAGGGGGATGAGGTCATCATGCCGGCTTACACCTTTCACATAGTCCCGCTGGTGATCAGGGCGTGCGGCCTCAAGCCGGTTTTCATCGACGTGTCCCCTGCCACATACAACCTGGATGTCTCCCTGATCGAGAAGAATATCGGCGAAAAGACAAGGGCCATTCTCGCCACCCACATGTACGGTCAGCCATGCGATCTCGACCCGATCCTGGATATAGCGGGCAGGAGGGGATTGAAAGTCATCGAGGACTGCGCCCATGCCTGTGGAGCCACTTACAAGGGCAAGAAGGTGGGCTCCTTCGGTGACCTGGGGGTCTTTACCTTCGCCATGGCGAAAAACATGCCGTGTTTTGGAGGGGGCATGATCACTACAAACGATCCCGCCCTTTACCGCCGCCTTGCCGAACTGGTCCGGCCTCCCGGCCGGAGCAGGCACAAGAGCCTCTGGAAGGAGGTCATGGTCACTTCCGTCAACTACTTCTGCACCCGCCCCAGGATATTCCCCCTCTTCATCTATCCGATCATGCGGATCCTGGACGCCGCAGGGCTGTCGGCCTTCGACAGGAAACCCGGGCAGGAGACCGTTTCTCCATCGGAGGTCCACGGGAAGTATCAGACGCGGCTGACCAACCTCCAGGGAGCCGTCGGTCTCCGGCAACTCAAACGAATCGAATCGATCAATTCGAAGCTCAACGAGAACGCCCGTCTCTACAACAGGGAGTTGAAGGGACGACCCAGGATCAAGATCCCCCGAATCCCCCGGGGCAGAACCCATACCTTTCTCTATTACAGGATCGAGGTCCCTGACAGGGAGTCGTTGCGCAGAAAGCTTCTCCGCAGAGGTGTGGACACGGCCCCTGATGATATGTCCGATTGCTCAAGCCTCCCGGCTTTCAGCCACTACCAGGTGGATCTTCCCGTGGCCCGGGCCTTACCGGAAAGAATCATGGAGATTCCCAACAACCCCGACCTGCGCGAGGAGGATATTCTTTATATGGCCAGATCGATAAAAGAGGCGAGTGGGTAG
- a CDS encoding radical SAM protein translates to MAQTRKKYQRILLMRMHSPLIGKVKHPHHVYPPLPLKYMEALLRRDGGYEVKLIDSWLPSEAGEDLVGKVKAWSPDVSILMANPVDSQAAFEFGTEIKKEDGCFLVAVGQEVGLNLESFLSATSPFDVALPGESEVEVLSLVNRLNSRGPEKVRALYRSSSNGLKPFSVNDADGLPFPTYDRSEIDSYCFSSYPLRMKKKARWGFVLSSRGCPYGCYFCSPIMRKTYGAKVRTRSAENVADEIEHLMSLGINVISFEDDDLTARREHVLSLCREIRKRKLKINWISHARIDELDPPLMKEMKEAGCILLRLGVETGSERVLKLFRKNPRGKNWEETCKAVFAEARRLGIATNALVIIGSPGETRQEVEATIRLTLALDPDLIQVHFFTLYPGSPAYDEYKDRLPRDEISKMHHYNLPLVNLSRLSQEELWELRSLFYKRFFLRPSFVLKHIYHYGIFYIQNPKVFRQLSKVTGIL, encoded by the coding sequence ATGGCTCAGACACGGAAGAAGTACCAAAGAATCCTCCTCATGAGAATGCACTCCCCCCTCATCGGAAAGGTGAAACACCCCCACCACGTCTATCCACCCCTGCCCCTGAAGTACATGGAGGCATTGCTCAGGAGGGACGGCGGCTACGAGGTCAAGTTGATCGACTCTTGGCTTCCCTCCGAGGCGGGAGAAGATCTTGTCGGAAAGGTGAAGGCCTGGTCCCCCGACGTTTCGATCCTCATGGCAAACCCCGTGGACAGCCAGGCGGCTTTTGAATTCGGCACAGAGATCAAGAAAGAGGACGGCTGCTTCCTCGTGGCCGTCGGCCAGGAGGTCGGATTGAATCTTGAGAGCTTCCTGTCCGCCACCTCCCCTTTCGATGTGGCCCTGCCCGGAGAATCCGAGGTCGAGGTGCTCTCCCTTGTAAACAGACTCAATTCACGGGGGCCGGAGAAGGTGAGGGCCCTCTATCGATCCTCTTCAAACGGTCTCAAGCCCTTCTCCGTGAACGATGCAGACGGCCTCCCCTTTCCCACTTACGATAGAAGCGAAATCGACAGCTACTGCTTCAGTTCGTATCCCCTGAGGATGAAGAAGAAGGCTCGGTGGGGGTTCGTTCTCAGCAGCCGGGGCTGTCCCTACGGCTGTTATTTCTGTTCGCCCATAATGAGGAAGACTTACGGGGCAAAGGTCAGAACCAGGAGTGCCGAGAACGTGGCCGACGAGATCGAGCATCTCATGAGCCTCGGCATCAATGTCATCTCCTTTGAAGACGACGACCTGACGGCAAGAAGAGAGCATGTCCTTTCCCTCTGCCGCGAGATAAGAAAGCGGAAGCTCAAGATAAACTGGATCAGCCATGCGAGGATCGACGAGCTCGATCCGCCCCTCATGAAGGAGATGAAAGAAGCGGGGTGCATACTTCTCAGGCTCGGTGTGGAGACGGGTTCCGAGCGGGTTCTCAAACTCTTTCGCAAGAACCCCCGGGGAAAGAACTGGGAGGAGACGTGCAAGGCGGTCTTTGCCGAGGCCAGACGGCTGGGGATCGCCACCAACGCTCTGGTCATCATCGGCAGCCCTGGGGAGACACGACAAGAGGTGGAGGCCACGATTCGCCTTACCCTGGCTCTCGACCCGGACCTGATCCAGGTCCACTTCTTCACCCTCTACCCGGGATCACCCGCCTACGACGAGTACAAGGACCGCCTCCCCCGGGACGAGATATCGAAGATGCATCACTACAACCTTCCCCTGGTCAACCTGAGCCGCCTGAGCCAAGAGGAGTTGTGGGAGTTGAGGAGCCTCTTTTACAAGAGGTTTTTTCTCAGACCCTCCTTCGTCCTCAAGCATATCTATCACTACGGGATCTTCTACATCCAGAATCCGAAGGTCTTCCGGCAGCTGTCCAAGGTGACCGGCATTCTCTAG